The Rissa tridactyla isolate bRisTri1 chromosome 1, bRisTri1.patW.cur.20221130, whole genome shotgun sequence DNA segment CTACACTAATTTAATGAGGGGGAGAAAAAGTTAAATGAGTCAAGATTTTATTGTGATAGAGACTTAAAATACCCAAATGGTAatgcttttggggaaaaatatgttGGCTTTTATTATGTTATTATTAAAGATAGGTCATCACAAAGAAGTACAATCTTACTGCATTTCTTACATAAATTTCTTTACTTACGTAATTTTGCATATAGAAGAGCTGTAAAAATGATAAACAGTATAAACACTAAAACCAAAAGAGGCTGAGATAAAAAAGGGACAGTTTTTCCTGTCACAGCTAAACATTGTTATCAAATGGAAGTTAAGAAATAACTGATATCAGTATGTGAGTAATTAAAGGCATTTTTACAAAGAAGCCTGCCAGACTGTCTTCTACACGTACATATAGAGCTGCGGTAGTGTTCGTAGTGTGATCTCACTAGCAGTGTTATCTAATCCAACATAAGCATTTGCATGGCATAAGAATGAGGAGTTTTTAATCTCTCCATTTACTTATTCCTGATTTCATGAGAGTTAAGCTTTGAAATGAGATGTGAGTGAACTGCCGGAACCTTGGGATGATGCAGAATATCAGGTCTTGACCAAAACTGTAGGTTTTTAACTCAGAAATCTAGAGAACTCCAAATTCTATTTACAGGATTTGGAAGCTGCATTTTGTGTCCATCCTCAGCCCTCTGTCTGCATGGGGTTAGCTGcaacttgctttctctttttctctttttctcctttctgttcttttaacCACAAGAAATACTCAGTCCTCtctcttaaaatataaataattaaatagcaCTCTCAAATTAAGGTCTTTAATGGAAGATGGGAAAAATTAAGataagaaatctgttttttcacAAAGTTTTCcgtaaaaaaatccttaaaataatGACTAAACTTAAAGATCTCTGTAACTATCTGACAACAGGAATCAATTGGAAACATTCATGTGAAACCACGACACATTTTGCGTGACCTTGAATTAATTTTTGCCATGCTACTTTCAAATTAATTATGTTACACACATGAGACTCCTCCTGGCACTTGGTTAACATCTGGATGCCCTTGTCTTATTTTTTAGCCAAAAGTCTGTATATTCTTTTGGACCGAGTGATTATTTCCCTGAGTAAGTTTCTACTCAtgtgaattttcttcatttttgtcattattttttcctttctcactaCAGGGGACATATTGTTTAACTCTTCCATAAATAAAAGAGGAGTATTAATTACCATTACACTTATGCTAGTAATGCCTAGAAAACATCAGGTGTCAAGGAAATAGAAgctgcatctttcttttttaagaaagatCAATGGATAACAACACTGAACAACATATAGCTAGGACTTACTGTCCTACTTTTTCTCTCCTCAGACTTAAATTAATACTCTGTGGCCTACCTATTCTGCCATTTCACATTCTGGAGAGATAACTCTTCTTCTAGCTTGTTTAAGATCTCTTTTCCAGTATAAACAaaattttgcttccttctgccatcAGAAAGCCATTTTCAAATCAAACTCTGAGTGTATGAGCACTGtcttatatttgaaaatatgCAAAAGTTATTTTGGACATGGGgacagaaaaatatgcaaataatgcAATAAAGAAAGTTTAATCACGCTAATATTTCTCCTTAGAAAATATCATTTGAGTTATTTGCACTAGCATTAGAGTTGTGACTTTTTTGGAGCCAGGTTGGGATATGCCAGCTGTTTACCTGGTTGTTTAAGTGTTCCAAATTCTAACATCTTTTAAGCAGACAGTTTTAGCTGAAACACCCTTGGTGTTTGCGCTTTGTCAGATCCCACAAGAAAAGGCTGTTGGAGCAAATGGCAGATAGAGACATCCAGCAAAACTGGAGTTTCAAAGCCTGTTTGATCGCAGTAAGTTGGCTTTATTCTTGGTCATACAGTATTGTGGAAGCCACTGTGTAGATCAAAGAGTTGATTAAGTAAcagatttccatgaaaaaaacTAACTTCCATCCAGTGCTGATGTTTACACTTCATGCAATGCACCTGAACAATTCAAACagatgaaaaggaaagggaggaaggcaGCCCAAACATCTGAACGCCATTGCCTGGAAAAGCACTGTGGTCTGTGCATAACTTCAACTGATCAGAGATGATATTCTACCTCTGGAAGCAGTtcaatttagaaaagaaagaaagtgcttatttaaatgcaaaagcttgtccaaatgtttttaaaacatttctttcagggCATTAAATAATGCTCAAATGTCCATTGAAATCCAGCTTCCACCGAACTAAATCAGTGCAGTCTATTCGCGGATACGAAATGATCCTGTTAAACTGAGTGCCTCACTGTATCACGTGTCACTCGTGACAGCTGTGGCACATATCTGTAACAGTAAGAAATAGCAGTTACATTCATCACAGGGGCAACCAAGCTCTCATTTGCCAGCTGGTCGTTTCCCAGACTTTCGGGATATTTGTAATTCTTAGTCATAACAATGACATTCACTCCCTTTGTGTTCCTCTTAGTGAGATGGGAAAGTTACCCTTTACCGTTACTGGAAAAATGATGCTTCTTCttagaaaatattactgtttctAGAATAGCCCATTGTCTGGTCTTCTCTTTACTAAGGCCAGCTGATTCTCTTACTGTTTCCTCTCTTCCAGATTATACTTACACAGATTCTTGTATTAAATCCTTTCATAATACTGTTTTCCCTATTAAGAGTTCTTGTAGTAACTGCATGCATGGCTCCGTGgttggagagggaggaagaagctgTTTGGTTTGTGCATATACAAAGAAGTGGCCCTCTCTCTTTCATGGGATGTAGTGGACTTTGCAAAATAGTTTGACAGCTGGTCCAGCTTTTCTGATAGACTGGTGAGAACATTTGACTCAAGCTCCTGCCACTTAAATCCCCAAATGTTGACTATAACCTGCACGAAAGGAGATATTTTCTTATGTCTGTTCTAAGCATCAGTAGTGAAATAAGCAAGTCTAGTTTAAACTgaattttataattttgaaaaaatattcttttctgtcctaacagaataaatttataattttttgaGTGACTTATTAATAAACTGCGTTGTGTCAAGGTAGGATTGAGCTGTACCATAATGATAGCCATATCATTAAATTATCTGCTGACACCAATTAAAAAATCCTCACTGGAGTCAAATTAGGCATGCATCTATTCACCTTATTTTACTTCTCATCCATCTATAGCTGTAGATTGGATTTTgatgggtagaaaagaaaccAGAGACATGAAAAGAGAATCAGCTAACTTCCTGGTTTCCCTGTTTGATTACATTTGTAGGGAAGATAAACCATCCGTGGATTCAAATGAATGTACAAGTGTAATTCCACTCGTGGTATTCAATTGCACTTCAACAAAATTGTAAAACGCGTGTTAGAAATGTTCAAATCGCATGTGCATCACCGTGGCTATATATAGTACATGAGAACAATAACACTGAAACATCACAAAGCACATCACAGGCTAGACAGGATAGCTTTCACTTGAATTTAATGAGGCAGTAATCATAACGAAAGACAAATTAAATCACAGCTTACTGAAAATCTCCATCCTAAAAGAGTATTAATGCCACATTGAGTCTCTGAGTTGCAGCTAACTGCTTGAGATGCTACAGCATGCTCCACCGGTTGATTCTAAAAATGGTAGAAAAAGGCTAAAGCCACTTTTTACTGTCAAACATATACCAACGGCAAAAGAAAATCACCTTCAGACACAGAGACTCTGTTACCTCTCAAACGGTACAGTACTTCATTTGTAGCAACGGCAAGACTGAGGCATTGAAAAGTTACAGATGCAGAACTAAGGACTTGTGTGAGTAAGCTCATTCACCTAAATAAGGACTGTTGGGGTTGAGGCCAGGAGCTCTATCAGTATGAtactagaaaaatatatttaaattacttcACAATAATGAATTGAGTGAGAAACCTAATCCCAACAGGACTAAGATTTCCTTTCATAAGGATTAATAATATTGCATCACTAACGATGATTTtgtattgaaaattatttcatgccAGCACAAAATCTTTGGAGGGGTAGAAGTCTCACAAGTATCCATTTTATTGCCTTATCCAGACTCTGTGGGCTACGCATATAAAGCAGACTGTCAATCAAGTTGAAGAGACTGTTGAAGCAATACAGTGCCATCTCTGCTACATGTTTCTCTTCCTGTTATTGAGCGACCATTAGTAATTAGTCACAGCCTATTGCCATAACTGCTCTTCTTTCAGCATGAGTTTGCAGTTTGACATGGGTTAGGCAGCTCAAATGACAACCTACAGGAATCCTAAAAAGGCAAAGCAGGACCATTCAGGGCAGACTTCCATGGTACTGAAGCCCCAGTAATTACATATATCACTGTGGATCCACCATCCGATACGACCTTGTCCTTTCTGTCTTCAGGCAAGAAGATGAGGGCACTCCTTGCTCCTACAGTCATAGGCTTGCACCAGGCAGGAGACCTGCCAGGGCTGGTCATCTCCTAACAGGTGCAGGAGCTCCTCCCAAGGGGGATACGATAGCTGAGCAAGGATTTACTATCACTTCTCCCAGTCCCATTGTTGTTAGCCCTCTTCCACTCCTTGTATCTAGCCACATGGCCAAATGTTACACAattgaataagaaaataaatatggatACCAGATGATTTGGGGCAGCTAGGCAGAAGGGGGGATGGGAGTAGCTGCTATACAAACCTTACAATTTCAAGTATTATGACAAAtcttgaaaatttccattttcataatGGTAAGAAGTCTGTTCTTCCATGTCTTGAGttacttgcttttgctttctccATTCCCTTCTCTGTACTCTGCTGTTTTGACTGGTAGCACCATACATTTTCTTTGGACTTACAAAAGTCTCATTGTTCATCTCTGTTTCTTCAGCTAGTTCATCCTGATCAATTATGCCACACTTCTCTTCGTTGAGGTTTTCAGGGTCGGCCCattcctgcttctccccagaAGCAAAGATAGCGTAGAATATCACTCCACTGTAATGCACCAGGGCTGCGATCAGAAAGACATTTTGCCATTCTTCCCGGGTCTGAAAGAATGGTGCAGGTCTCATTAAGTTtgcagtaaaaagaaatattactgtCTGAATTCGACCATGAATTAGCACATATTGAACAATGACCATGATCACTGTTTGATTCCTGATGTTACGGACAGAACAATTTATGAGACTcattgtgaagatttttttttcatagcaatgGCTAATAAaacatgggaatttttttttctcacagtgaaGTTTCTCCCTTGCATGTGAAATATTCCTGGAGTTGGAAATGCAGGGATTTCTCTAACAATTAACTTAATCTTATCAGTGGTTACCCTACCAGTGTTCCTAAGAGGAGTTTCCTAAGTCCTATAAGTATTACCCAGTGGTATGGAGATATTGCAAAGCCCCAGCCTCAGGTGATATAAAATAATATCTCCCTACACAGATAATTAGTTTGTAATAGCCGAGAATCTGGCCCTCCATGATCTTAtagaaacaaatgtttaaaacaaacaacaacagaaaacagctgcagagaTTGATGATGAAATGCAGTTCCCAGGAAGCTTCAAAATGTCTTAACTTTTGTTGCATTACCTAATCCTTTTCCTAGAATACGTGGAGAAATGTTACCTTATGTTTCGTCATTGCACCAACAATGAGTGGGCACACCATGCCCGACAGCGTCCCCACGCCATTGGAGATCCCCATCAGAATGCTGGCATAACGAGGGGCTATGTCCAAGTGATTCACGTTGAATCCTACAACAAATGAGATACAACGGTCAACTATAAAGCTTTGTGCTTCCAGGCCAACAAGGCTTTCTGCAGCCATTCTGGCTGAAGAAGCCTGAAAAAGGTAGGAAACCGCATTACCATATTtattagaaagaagaaattttgttGGTGATAAAATGGAAGATATGTTGCAACTCTCTATTCTTTTTCaaccctccttttttcccccacctatGGGCATCATGTTGTATGGAAAAAATCGTTTTGTTTTGCCCTCGCTTAAAGTATCTGTGCTTCCCATATTCTTATACTGAAACAATGCACTCAGCGaacatttttaattaaggaaTGAATACCTCATGTTTGTCAAGTGTCTGATCTCTTTTGATTTAGGTAGTAGTGGTTTTTAATACAGGTTTTCTGGTACTTTAAGTAGCAGTTTAacaacatgttaaaaaaaaccagaacataaACCAGTAGGAAAAATAATTACCCTTACTGTAGCATATCTTCTGGGTAcatattttattaagaaataaaaacaaatagtaaaaatcAGCTCAGATATAATTATCTTGCTTTAGGTAATGAAAATTAGTCACAGGAGGTATGGGTATCACAAGAAAGGATGATGATTACCGAGTCCAAGGGATTAAATACAGTAAAAAGTTGAGTACCGGGAAAATCCTGCAATAAAAATTGATTAATTAAAATGTCCTGCTATGCAAGCACCTCGTAACTGAGTAGCCAAACTACTTCCCATCTGCATAATCCTGAAACAACTGAAGACAACAGTTACTTTGCCAGTCAATTTTGCTCAATAGATCCATCTTCTCAGCAGTCTGCTAGCTGATGGCCTTCCATCAtaacaaaaaggtttttttttaataacaatggTACCAGTGGAACAACAAAAGTCAGTCCGAGACCGGTGAGACCCATGAAAGTGTTAGAAGCAGCTGTTCTGGAGAAGGGCTGGTTATAGGACACAACAGAGAGAAGACTGACCTAGAAAGAAGAAagtggcagctgggagcagggttGCAACTGATAACCTTTGAGCAACTATTCATTCCAGAGTaattccctctctctccttttagGGATACTGTTTACGCAAGAAGAAAAGGTGGCTGACACTGTAGAAGTGTATTAGAAAATAACAGCATAAAGCTGATGTAAACTGTAATCAATAAAGAGCAGGTTCTTTCAAAGCTTCACGTCCTAAGTGCAGTACGTTTCATAGATACTGAAGTAAATTGTTTCTGATATGGAAAGAAGTAGGGAATACCCCATTAGCAGCCACACTAAGAGCAAACAGAATAATAGAAATGATGACAGTAACAACAGTGAGGATAATGACATCACTTTTATCACTAATAGTAAAACCAATAATAAGATTACTTCTTACCTGAAATTGCAAATCCACTGAAGCCTACTGCTAACACCAGAAAGGAAATTGCCACACCTTTTGTATGAGAATAACCAACCACCAAAAGCAAGGTTGCTTCCATCCCAAAGCCTTCAAGTGAAACACATGGGAATAAATGACATTCAAATTGCTATTTGTCACAGAGACACCAATAAGGTCTAGCCAGAATAGCAACTTAAAATGAGGCAAAATTCTTTCGTATCTCACAGCTATACTTGAACATACTTGGCAGCTTTGTGGATTCACAGAAACATTTGAATATTTATTGTTTGAGAAtatccttttttctcctcattgCTGTGCAAATGGCCCGAGCCATTGGTGACATTAACTCACTAAGCAGTACAGGGAATGACGAAGTGACTTCGtgcaaagcactgaaaaattcacaaacacacaaacatgGAAGGGAAAGGAGACAAGTACTTCTTGTCTTCAATTTCTCATGATTGTAGTGATTTGAGATGTTCTTGGCAAATGGAGCAAAAGAGCATTTTTCAGACAAGTGTGCCACCAACACAATAGGCCAGTCCTGAGTATCACGGGGAACTGCcagtctctgccactacagcaaacaaacattttctaGTATGTGACACTACATACTagttgggttgtttggttttttgtggttttttttttttttgaatggcacTGAAAATGTGCTCTGAAAACACAGTGACTGAGAATCCTTTGTGAAGATGCATAGCCAAGCTGCATGGCATCTCTCACTGCAGGCATCTCTATTTCAGGTAGCCTGTGCTGTCCATAAATAATGCAATCGAGGAACTGGCAGAGGAGAGCAACTCCACAGGCTATCTGGCTTGAAATTTTTCACTCTAATTTAGTATTTTCCTTACATGTAGATGTCATTGATCTTTCAGTTCAGTGACTgaactggaaataaattattttgtgctGAGTGAAGATGAGTCTGTCTGTCACCCGTCTTTTTTTTCACTCCAACCCTTCCAGCCTAAACTTGCCAGTGGGTTCTGCTGGAGCAGCACATGGGAACGTGGCCAGTGATTGCAGGGTTGTATCCACTGGTAAAAGATCTCTCTAGCACCATGGTACGTGGTTAACTTTTTCTTTATAAGTTTGCAGGATGAGACCTATTTGATCACACTAATCTTCTGGGCCATTCCCTGTTGCCCCTTTAATTATTAACTAGGCTTCTTGCCTCCTCCCTTTTTAAAAGCATGCTCATATGAGTAATGTTTTATACCATGAGGACATCTAACATCAGCTTTCCATTAAATGCTTCAGATTAACCAGCTGCAAATGCAACCTAGAGTAGTTTGTCTCCTGTTACAATTAAACATGGCCCAAACTATGATATTTGCATCAACTGCAGCACACAATTGAAATACCGTATTTCCAGAATCCAATAGTACCTCCACAGTTCATGACCTTCCTTACAGTGGTAGTGGTTAAAATCTTCCTGCTCCGTAAGAAGTCAGCTAGCTGCCCTCCAATGGGTACAATGATTGTCATGACCATGTGAGGAACTGCCGACAAAAGGCCAACCTGCAATTAGACAAATGAGTGCTTACCGGTCATGTCCTTCCTCAGGATTTAGGGGGAAGAGAATAGGAACCACACTTTTTCttcacctctccctccccacatTGGACATAGTTTTATCCTGGAGCCTTGTGTGGGATGATTGCAGACCTTTGCTCCAACAGAACCTGTGATCAATACCTGGGTGACCTTAGGATGGAGTGACCTTAggttggagactccacaacatctcttGGAAACCCATGGAAGTGCCcagtcaccctcagagtaaaaaagtgtttcctgatgttcagatgggacttcctgtgtttcagaatgtgcccattgcttctggtcctgtcacggcactactgagaagagcctggctctgtcttctttgcaccctcccatcagatatttgtatacattgatgagatcccctgagccttctcttctccaggctaaacagtcccagctctcagcttttcctcacaggAACTGGAGAGGCTCCAGTTCTTTAAACATCTTTTAGGACCTTCAttgaactctctccagtatgtccatgtctctcctgtactagggagcccagaactgatcACAGTATTGTACACTAGCTtgaaaataatttacaatatAGCAAGTAggttttttaaaggaatgttGGGAAAACTTTTCTGGAACAAATAATCTGAAGTCCTCATTCATGCTCTGAAGAGGGAGTGTAACAATACCGTCTTTAAGAAGTGGCAGTGGCAGGGAATATCAATCCATACAGAATTTGACCCTTCATTGTgaatgaaaattaatgaaataaaaaaaataaaataagaggatAAAAATTACCTGGCAAATAATGCTAAACTGCCAGCACTAAACAAAATGTGCATTTCTATTTACTTACCTTTTGGTTTTCATGTTATATGTTTTTCCTAATCAACTCTTTCCCAAACCAacttttcagttctttccttttGATAAGAATTTGATGCTatcaagcttttatttctgtcagATGACCAGAAGTATATCATCCCAACTGCTGTGAATAACCTACTGTAATGACTCCAGAGAGATCTAGGGATCTTCAAGCACTTTGCATCTCCTTGGGTGAGGTCTGAAGGTCGCTGCTTCATCTCAGACATTTACCTTGCTTATTGCAAACCCAAAGACTTCTTCAAAGTAAGCAGGCTGACTTATAAGGAGCAAATAGAAGGTCCAGCTTCTGCAAAAGTTTGCCACAATGATTGCATAAACTGGCATTGAAGTGAAAAATCTCTTCCAGGGAGTACtaaatttctaggaaaaaaaaataaaataaaatttgaaggCATTTTTGAGTAGACTGAAGGCAGAATAGAGAGCCCAGTGTCTTTTACTATCAGGACTATCCAGTACATGGCATCCAATTTACACTGCAAATCACTTACAATGCAAGTGAAAGATATCTCCTGGATTAGCGGCAAAAGACAAGCAGAGAAACTTTCTTAGAATAGTTAGAAAGTTTCAGATGACTACTGTACTATTATTGCTCTACTTACTGAAATTATACAAGGTCTTCTGGAATTCTGCTATTGGGATAACAGGATCAATAACAGAATCAAAGAAAACTAGAGAAAGCCTTGTGCTGTTCCCTACTTTCTAGCATAATGTAGTTTGAGACATTCCACTGAAAGGATTGTGAAAAAAAGGATTATCCAAGCTAAGAAATGTGTGGTAGCACAGCAACAGGCAGCTAGCTGCTTCCACCCAATTCATTTCATTCAGTAAAAAAAGTCTATGGTAGAGGATTTAATTTCCATAACTTGCTTTTGGTATTTCAGGTTTCTATTTATGCCTCAATACTCCATACAGCAGGAACAAAAAGCACTTCAGAGCCCTATTCACTTATAATAGAATTCAAATCAGAAGCTGAAATATGTAACTATGGCAATATACATTGACATTGTCCTCTTTTATTAAAACAGTAGTTGCGTTTTACAGGCAACTGTATGGCTGTGGTCATTTGTGAACACATGGGGGTGGTACTAGGGTCCTCTGCAGTAAAATCACTGTACAGCAAGGGGAAAGCCATGACCTGGAATCAGTGTGTGCATCTTCAGCCAAGATCTGAGTGACTTCACCCAAACTTAAGTAGCATGGCCAAAAGGAGAGTCTGGTACTTTATACTTTCAGCAAGGCTATTACACAAAACATGTAAAGAGTTTGGAGTTATTCTGCTCCAGAATATTCTAGAGTAAAAGCCAAGAAGGAGCAGTTTATCACAAAACTGCTTCATTTTTCACCACTAGCAGAAATGAATTATCTAAGGAAACGGAGAAAAGTTTGATGGGAAAAAAGGTTTTAGTTTTAAGTTTCCAGGATCTTCCAGGATCCTCTCAGAAAGAGAAGTCTttacagctgagctgctgtgagAGTGAGTAGGGCAGAAACCCTGTCCTTAAACTTTCAGAATTTCGTTCATCCTTAATAAGTGCTCAAAAGGCATCTGGATAATTTAACATCTGCAGCCAGTTTCTGATTTAGctatttccattaatattttttagaACAAACATAACAGTTACTCAAGAGCAGGAGGTCAGAGTGTGTGGTTCCCCCCTCTGTCCccaaccccttcccttccctagaTCAAGGACATCTATCAACTGAGAGCTGAAACAGCACTATGTGTTTTGCCTGTTGCTGAActtctcctctccagctgcaTGAGCCTGATCCTGTAATTTTTTGTGAAAGGAGAAGCCCCTAAATATCAACAGCAAATAATTCTGCTCTTATGCAGCTAATAGTATCCATCCGGTCATACGCTGACCTTGTGCAAAGTGCTCACAATTTATAaccagaaaagacttttttttacttACACTTGCACTAGCTAGGCTGGCTCCTTCTCCAATACTTGTTTCTATATATATCCTTTCTTCGTTGGTTATCGTTGGATGTGCAGCAGGGCTCTCATAGGCATGAAGCAACCAGAACATGTACCAAACAATCCCAAACATTCCTGGCGAAACAGGAAAAGCACAGCTCGGTTTTAAAAAACAGTGGAGCCACACTTCGGTACCTGCAGGCCTTGAAGTTAGTTTCAAGAGTCAATTCAACTAAATCTGTGTGGCAAATATGCCCAGGAAAGGAAGAAACTATGATAACTAACTCAGTGTATATTGTATGCCTGCTTGAAAAGCGTTTGAGCCCTTTGTCACTGGTATTATGTGATTAcatcaagaaggacatggaactgtcggagcgggtccagaggagggccacgaagatgatcagagggctggagcacctctcctatgaggacaggctgagagagctggggttgttcagcctggagaagagaaggctccagggagaccttatagcagcctgccagtacctgaagggggcctacaagaaagctggggaggggctgtttgcaagggcatgttgcaatagaacaaggggcaatggttttaaactagagcagggtaggtttagattagacattaggaagaagttctttacaatgagggtggtgagacactggcacaggttgcccagagaggtggtggaggccccatccctggagacattcaaggccaggcttgatgaggctctgagcaatctgatctagttaaagatgtccctgcttactgcaggggggttggactagaggattagggtggctaatgtgacgcccatctacaagaagggtcggaaggaggatccggggaactacaggcctgtcagcctgacctcggtaccaggaaagatcatggagaggatcatcatgagtgagctctcacggcaagtgcagggcagccaagggatcagggccagccagcatgggtttaggaaggggaggtcctgcttaaccaactggatctctttctatgaccatgtgacccgccttctggatgcagggaaggtggtggacgttgtctgtctggactttggcgaggcctttgacaccgtcccccacagcattctcctggagaagctggcaaatcatggcatagacaagtgtactcttcgctgggttaaaaactggctggatggccgtgcccagagagttgtgattaatggggtgaaatcctcttggtggccggtcaccagtggtgtccctcagggctcagttttggggccagttttgtttaatatctttatcaatgatctggatgaggggatcgagtgcaccctcagtaagtttgcagatgacaccaaactaggtgggagtgttgatctgcttgagggtccgaaggctctacagagggacctggacaggctggatcaatgggccaaggccaatggtatgaggtttaataaggccaagtgctgggtcctgcattttggtcacaacaaccccaagcaacgctacaggcttggggaagagtggctggaaagctgcccaagcagaaaaggacctgggggcgctggtggatggccagcttaacatgagccagcagtgtgcccaggtggccaagaagaccaacagcattctggcttgtatcaggaatcgcgtggccagcaggagcagggaagtgatggtgcctctgtactcggcactggtgaggcctcacctcgagtactgtgttcagttctgggcccctctgtacaagagggacattgaagcgctggagcgtgtccagaggagagctaccaggctggtgaggggtctgga contains these protein-coding regions:
- the SLC17A8 gene encoding vesicular glutamate transporter 3, translated to MLINVSDLLKKKDKMPFKVFGSLKERFFNSGKEEVKNTLSDSLGNLRRKIDGTNVEEDHIELTEEGRPVQASTRKPAPCDCHCCGLPKRYIIAIMSGLGFCISFGIRCNLGVAIVEMVNNNTVYVNGKPELQKAQFNWDPETVGLIHGSFFWGYIVTQIPGGFISNKLAANRVFGAAIFLTSTLNMFIPSAARVHYGCVMFVRILQGLVEGVTYPACHGMWSKWAPPLERSRLATTSFCGSYAGAVVAMPLAGVLVQYIGWSSVFYIYGMFGIVWYMFWLLHAYESPAAHPTITNEERIYIETSIGEGASLASASKFSTPWKRFFTSMPVYAIIVANFCRSWTFYLLLISQPAYFEEVFGFAISKVGLLSAVPHMVMTIIVPIGGQLADFLRSRKILTTTTVRKVMNCGGFGMEATLLLVVGYSHTKGVAISFLVLAVGFSGFAISGFNVNHLDIAPRYASILMGISNGVGTLSGMVCPLIVGAMTKHKTREEWQNVFLIAALVHYSGVIFYAIFASGEKQEWADPENLNEEKCGIIDQDELAEETEMNNETFVSPKKMYGATSQNSRVQRREWRKQKQVTQDMEEQTSYHYENGNFQDLS